The following are encoded together in the Oxyura jamaicensis isolate SHBP4307 breed ruddy duck unplaced genomic scaffold, BPBGC_Ojam_1.0 oxyUn_random_OJ74838, whole genome shotgun sequence genome:
- the CEP152 gene encoding centrosomal protein of 152 kDa isoform X3 → MLEDSGDQLSSYSDCSIHESEEQSVEPQKPDGRWNDHPLIVDPQNQFIASEAVSGQSAETYKVTYKPYQNGIHQKTPVTPEGTRRNEMFEDLQNEFLGNDENSSENMQILQLQALNKARERQLEELNEKLEKSAQQIRYLSHQLSMVKEEKDGLAVSLHESQKLYHNGKEREVHLEGQIKALETQIQTLTAKEEQILKQSKVAEVAMESMQKQLLELQRSDALQRARERHDAIISALKQKHEKQVLSLEQNLDATKSALREQKELCKNLGEHVKQLEKMLEETKCEKTEIINRLTRSLEESQKQCANLLQTGSIQETNQLRFQLQQAQSAHMISNNMNKALQEELMELKEEITLYETAAKFGVFLSDADGELHANLSDSYVDLGIKKITQKNSKFCSIIQNRGTDKELSKDEIIVELKAELERLLSSNKMKRNQITQLQNDLKDCQKTLEEFKQLLKAEKASKESEEVKNTNDPLVANPIVPENLKEEVWRLRKENETLLKEVQKHTLTIEELKGNEEKLKNSNQDLCCQMRKMAQDFDEDKQEALDRCERTYQRHHEDMKAQSEKELTEKYAAEKQRLLQSHEERVSQLKATIEELNREMTAVKECYIAVCGEKDTLEATLRQKFEQEQQLKEEKLKKWLLEEKEESLNLLRHKLEEKYSDSMRAAKQQWLKEKEEQVEKEVALAKVHWEKEEKKNMEQVIGEIEGEWRNRLAEMRRTVADCNDCGSQTDRVTVVDDASFKELARIIADQKLQIEKALKENMSSEEALREFEIELENKYCKHLAIQVEEALTQARDKWLQVLRDLREYKVNLKTEQEKCEREHKGTASKQLALILSAAEEKWKKEHENTERSGARMKELEEKVVSLRKELELKKEEMPAAIKAELARARAQWNKEKQEEILQMQEQNERDYRLFLDDHRNKINEVLATAKEDLAKQKNNLSAQKEAETKMLLDQKQREWEAQETKRLQDEISRCEEKILVELEHLLQEVHEELVECAASKCSWEDRCSDAPDQLNNRCKGKLKACLQKAYRRTVHTILEKDKRERKEKYEELLSNINKNAYPSMPRGTGETGDLVTPPSYGIGQQAETQRKPRRRPPLQRTGTDGGNEKFLEALTAENCEVKAKLRDLGTLPRSLSDGGVSKPCTSCCSVKGLEEMRALYITTVSKIKSDMLNYIRGSKERAAAMIRVSVLRERQETAQKMRKYYLTCLQQLLIDNGKLLTDNGNYEGAEKKIMNAASKPVTMAKGLETPLRQTPQCKTTCSALLLNSDLPTRGEYSKRDGQSQSWLNRMESKSCGESIMEKANDEVVHKCVPCDLRQQFDATQTETRHMLPETDASNIQNGNNTNNVVDFTRGHLLEFYLNEDGRREKDSPIINLNKPLLCGTSNLGNPNACPSAFHVKLENTHALSLTDGLGVSEPSHHVLKNQNERLVLKEDECIPLCGNWKTTAERIQDSDFHRIPGMDESSCSEWNSVNGSLCLDNSNMPVVHPEQKPNANVQAKFVSCEESFSTANEGVSGTWRELTNGRVKNLEVKNSKFYSRGQIKTNPEHTSFLESDKSNSGVTQLRVLPNSNARKCCNKYLEKNVMGSPDSSAR, encoded by the exons ATTCTTCAGAGAATATGCAGATTCTTCAGCTTCAAGCTctaaacaaagcaagagaaagacaACTGGAAGAACTTAATGAAAAGCTAGAAAAGAGTGCACAGCAGATTAGGTATCTGAGTCATCAGCTTTCAATGGTCAAAG aggaaaaggatggCTTGGCTGTTAGCCTTCATGAATCCCAAAAACTCTATCACAATGGAAAAGAACGGGAAGTGCATCTTGAAGGTCAAATAAAGGCACTTGAAACTCAAATTCAGACTCTTACTGCCAAGGAAGAACAG ATATTGAAGCAATCCAAAGTGGCAGAGGTAGCCATGGAAAGcatgcagaagcagctgctAGAACTTCAGCGATCAGATGCCCTTCAGCGAGCCAGAGAACGGCATGATGCCATTATTTCAGCACTCAAGCAGAAGCATGAAAAGCAAGTACTGTCATTAGAGCAGAACCTTGATGCTACAAAATCTGCACTCCGAGAGCAG aaagAACTCTGCAAAAATCTAGGAGAGCACGTTAAGCAACTTGAGAAAATGCTTGAGGAAACCAAATgtgaaaaaactgaaataataaatagattGACAAGAAGTCTAGAAGAAAGCCAAAAGCAGTGTGCAAACTTACTGCAAACAG GCTCAATACAGGAGACAAATCAGTTACGATTTCAGTTGCAACAAGCTCAGTCTGCGCACATGATAAGCAATAACATGAACAAAGCTTTGCAG GAAGAATTAATggaactgaaagaagaaataactttGTATGAAACTGCTGCCAAATTTGGAGTATTTTTGAGTGATGCAGATGGAGAGCTGCATGCAAACCTCAGTGATTCCTATGTAGatttgggaattaaaaaaatcacccagAAAAACTCAAAGTTCTGCAG TATAATACAGAACAGAGGCACAGACAAAGAACTCTCTAAAGATGAAATTATTGTGGAATTAAAAGCTGAATTGGAACGCTTATTGAGCagtaataaaatgaagagaaaccAGATTACTCAATTACAAAATGATCTTAAGGATTGCCAGAAGACATTAGAGGAATTCAAGCAGTtgttgaaagcagaaaaagcatcaAAAGAGTCAGAG gAAGTGAAGAATACAAATGATCCTTTGGTGGCCAATCCGATAGTTCCTGAAAATCTTAAAGAAGAAGTTTGGAgactcagaaaggaaaatgaaactttgCTGAAAGAAGTTCAG AAACATACTTTGACTATTgaagaactgaaaggaaatgaggaaaaactgaaaaactcaAACCAGGATCTCTGCTGTCAGATGAGAAAGATGGCTCAAGATTTTGATGAGGACAAGCAAGAAGCGCTTGACAG GTGTGAAAGAACTTACCAGCGACATCATGAGGATATGAAAGCCCAGTCTGAGAAAGAGTTGACCGAGAAGtatgctgcagaaaaacagcGGCTTCTACAGAGTCACGAAGAGAGGGTCTCGCAGCTGAA GGCTACCATAGAGGAGCTGAACAGAGAGATGACTGCGGTGAAGGAATGTTACATAGCGGTCTGTGGTGAGAAGGACACCTTGGAAGCTACTTTAAGGCAGAAATTTgagcaagagcagcagctgaaagaagagaag CTCAAGAAATGGcttctagaagaaaaagaagagtctCTTAACCTTCTGAGGCACAAGCTTGAAGAGAAATACAGCGATTCTATgagagcagcaaagcagcagtggctgaaagaaaaagaagagcaggtTGAAAAGGAAGTCGCGTTAGCCAAAGTCcactgggagaaggaagaaaaaaag aataTGGAACAAGTCATTGGAGAGATAGAAGGAGAATGGCGAAATAGGCTGGCAGAGATGAGAAGAACTGTAGCTGACTGCAATGACTGTGGCAGCCAAACTGACAGAGTGACAGTAGTGGATGATGCTTCATTTAAAGAGTTAGCAAGGATCATTGCAGATCAGAAGCTGCAGATCGAGAAggctctgaaagaaaatatgtccTCTGAAGAGGCCTTAAGAGAATTTGAAAtagaactggaaaataaatactgtaaacACCTTGCCATCcag GTAGAGGAAGCTTTAACCCAAGCTCGTGACAAGTGGCTGCAGGTATTAAGAGACCTCAGAGAGTACAAAGTAAATCTAaagacagaacaagaaaaatgtgaaagggAACACAAAGGGACTGCATCAAAGCAG TTAGCCCTGATTCTCTCAGCTGCCGAAgagaagtggaagaaagaaCATGAGAATACAGAGAGGTCTGGAGCAAGAATGAAAGAACTGGAGGAAAAGGTGGTTTCTCTCAGGAAGGAGTTGGagctaaagaaagaagaaatgccTGCAGCTATCAAAGCAGAACTAGCCAGAGCCCGTGCTCAGtggaacaaagaaaagcaagaagaaatctTGCAGATGCAAGAGCAGAATGAGAGAGACTACCGTTTGTTCTTGGATGACCACAGAAACAAGATTAACGAGGTACTTGCCACCGCAAAGGAGGATCTTGCAAAGCAGAAGAACAATCTCTCCGctcagaaagaggcagaaacGAAGATGTTACTAGACCAGAAGCAGCGGGAGTGGGAGGCTCAGGAAACAAAGAGACTTCAGGATGAGATCAGTCGTTGTGAGGAGAAGATTCTGGTAGAGCTCGAGCACTTGTTGCAAGAAGTCCATGAAGAGCTAGTTGAGTGCGCAGCTAGTAAGTGTTCATGGGAGGACAGGTGTTCTGATGCTCCCGATCAATTAAATAATCGATGCAAAGGCAAACTGAAGGCATGCTTACAGAAGGCCTACAGAAGAACAGTTCACACAATTCTGGAAAAGGACAAGCGAGAACGGAAAGAG AAATATGAAGAGCTATTGAGTAACATCAATAAAAATGCATACCCTAGCATGCCTCGAGGCACAGGAGAAACTGGAGACCTGGTGACACCTCCTTCGTACGGCATTGGTCAGcaagcagaaacacaaagaaagccGAGAAGACGTCCGCCCCTGCAGAGAACTGGAACAGATGGAG GAAATGAGAAGTTTCTTGAAGCTCTAACTGCTGAAAACTGTGAGGTGAAGGCTAAACTGAGAGACCTGGGAACACTGCCaag GTCACTGTCAGATGGAGGTGTCTCAAAACCCTGTAcgtcctgctgctctgtgaaggGGCTGGAAGAAATGCGTGCTCTGTACATTACAACTGTGAGCAAGATTAAGA GTGATATGCTTAATTATATCCGTGGAAGTAAGGAGAGGGCTGCTGCTATGATTAGAGTGTCGGTTTTAAGAGAGCGCCAAGAGACGGCACAGAAAATGCGGAAATACTATTTGACATGTCTTCAGCAACTTCTTATTGATAATGGGAAACTTCTTACTGATAATGGGAACTATGAAGG agctgagaagaaaataatgaacGCTGCCAGCAAGCCTGTTACCATGGCTAAAGGACTCGAAACACCTCTTCGACAAACGCCCCAGTGCAAAACTACCTGCTCAG CTCTGCTGCTAAATTCTGATCTGCCAACCAGAGGAGAGTACTCAAAAAGAGATGGCCAATCTCAAAGCTGGCTAAACCGCATGGAAAGCAAATCCTGTGGCGAAAGTATTATGGAGAAAGCTAACGATGAAGTTGTTCATAAGTGCGTTCCATGTGACTTGAGACAGCAATTTGATGCAACGCAGACTGAAACACGACACATGCTTCCTGAAACAGATGCTTCAAATATTCAGAATGGGAATAATACTAACAATGTGGTTGACTTTACAAGAGGTCATCTGTTAGAGTTTTATCTAAATGAagatggaagaagagaaaaagacagcCCCATCATAAATCTAAATAAGCCACTCCTGTGTGGAACTAGTAATTTAGGAAATCCGAATGCCTGTCCATCTGCCTTTCATGTCAAGTTAGAAAATACGCATGCACTTAGCCTTACAGATGGCCTTGGTGTCTCAGAGCCATCTCATCACGTGCTGAAGaatcaaaatgaaagattaGTTTTGAAAGAAGATGAATGTATACCATTGTGTGGAAACTGGAAAACTACAGCTGAAAGAATTCAAGACTCAGATTTTCATAGAATCCCTGGAATGGATGAAAGTAGCTGCAGTGAATGGAATTCTGTGAATGGAAGTCTGTGTCTGGATAATAGTAATATGCCTGTGGTGCATCCTGAACAAAAACCCAATGCGAATGTCCAGGCAAAGTTTGTATCCTGTGAAGAATCTTTTTCCACTGCCAATGAAGGTGTTAGTGGTACTTGGAGAGAACTTACTAATGGCCGTGTCAAGAATCTCGAAGTGAAAAACAGTAAGTTTTACAGTAGAGGCCAGATTAAAACAAATCCAGAGCATACTTCATTCCTCGAGTCTGACAAATCAAATTCTGGTGTCACACAGCTCCGTGTGTTGCCAAACTCAAATGCACGAAAATGCTGCAACAAATACTTGGAAAAGAATGTCATGGGATCCCCAGACTCTTCAGCAAGAtag